One Bythopirellula goksoeyrii genomic window, ATCTTCAGCGACTTCGCGGATGGTAGACTTCATTGCGATGCAGGGTTGACACCAGGGTGTCCACATATCGACCAGCACGGGGAGTTCGCTTTCGATGACCTCGCATTGAAAGTTGGCGTCGGTCAACTTGATTGGGGCAACTCCGCTCAGTCGAGCTCTCTCGTCCGGCGATAGCGACGCGCTGCGGTCGCAACCGAACAAAGCAGCCGACAAGACGCCAAACGTTAATAGTCAAATTTCTCGCATGTTGCTAATCCCCATCCGGTTCACGAAGGTTGATGATCTCAACCTTAAAGGAACTGGTTTCAACCATCGCGATCGTTGGTCGTCCGAACGACCAGCCGCCTGTCTCGCCAGGGTTAATATGCAACCGGCCTTGAGCGTCGCGGCCGATCCTCGGCTTGTGGGTGTGGCCGTAAACGGCAATGTCGAATGGTTCAATCACTCCACGCAACTGTCGTTCCATGTGGGTCAGCACAAATTTTGTACCGTCGTCAGTCCCGAAGAAGACGGGCGGATCACCAAACAACGTACTGACGATACTCAGTCCGCTACGCAGCCCCGGCTTGTTGCCTTCGTTGTCCCCGAAACAACCTACCAAAGGACAATTAAGGGATCGTAAAGGAGGAACGGCGATCGTGGAGATCAGGTCGCCTGCAAACAAGACGTAGTCGCACTGCTCCTTGTTAAAGCGTTCCACCGCCAAGCGAATGTTGTCCAAATGGTCGTGCGAATCCGCAAATATTCCAACTCGCATGTAGTGCTATTCCTTACCACGGTTAGTCATCGATTAGGCACTGTCGACGGTAGCAAGTACGCTCAGCTGCCTGCCACTGTCATTACCCTATCGCAACAGCGATTCGCCTACTCCGCCTTCGGATCAATGGTTGCCCCAGCCGTGCCGCTTGATTCCCTCTCGTCCCCAGCCTCATCTTCGTCCTTATTCACAGGAAGCACCGTCGTCTTCCCCTTGTCACACGAACTGCCTTCCTGCTCTGAAATCTTGTTGTGATTTGCTTTCCTTGTACGTGTCGCTCTTTTTGTTTGGTGCAACAAGGACAATCACATGCCCCTCCTTCTCCTCCTGGCGACGACCTGGCTTCCGTATTTCCGCACTCTTTTTGGGGTTCCTGTTCACTTTCAACCTCCGCCTCACGCTTCATCGATTTCACACACCAAGGACTTATCGTGTTCCTGATGCGCCTCCGTATTGTCGCTTCTGTTTCAGTCCCGCTTGGACCAGTTGCGTTATGCTCACTGCCCGGTAACTCATTGGCTTCATTCCTATCCCTCCCTGAATCTCAACATTCTCAAACCATTGGCAACGACAACAAACTCACTAATTTCGTGACCCAATACCGCGATCGGCAAAGTAAACTGGCCCGAAACGGCTCCGACGACGAGTACGAGAATGACGATTGCGGACAGGATAAGATTCTGCCGCACGATGGATTGATTGCGTTTGGCTTGTTTTAGCGCGTACACAAGCTTCTCCAAATCGTCAGCCATCAGTGCCACGTCGGCGGTTTCTAGGGCAACATCGGTTCCAGCGGCACCCATTGCGACACCAACGCTGGCTTCGGCCAAGGCGGGTGCGTCGTTCACTCCGTCGCCGACCATTGCAACGTGCTCATGCTGCTGCATCAGTTCTCGCAGCTTGGTTACCTTGTCGTCGGGTTTCAAACTGGCGTGAAACTCGTCGATGCCAGCTTCTTTGGAGATTTGTGCCGCCGTTCGTTCGTTATCTCCCGTCAGCATCACGACCTTCTTGATGCCGATGTCGTGCAATTGCGCAATCGCATGTCTGGCGTTCTCGCGAACCGTGTCACGCATCGCGATTGCGGCCCACGCAACCTTGTCGGTTCCCACGACTGCGACCGTCTTGCCCTCGTCTTGCAAACGGTTGACGACGCCGGATAGCGACGTCAGATCGACCTTCAACTCCTCCTCGAATAACTTCGGTTTGCCGATGTAGATTAACTGGCCATCGACCGAGGCGGACGCACCGGCTCCGGTGATGGATTTGAAATCGGTTGCTTTGCGAGGCTGAATCTCTTCGCCCTCAACAAAGCGAACAATCGCCTTGGCAAGCGGATGTTGACTGAGTTGTTCGATGGCGGCGGTGATCGCTAAAACTTCATCGCGTGACGGCACGTCGCCGTGGTCAGCGAGTTCGCAATCGGTGACCGTCGGTTCGCCCAGCGTGATCGTGCCGGTTTTATCCATAGCAACGACGTTGATTTCAGCGAGCCGTTCGATATACACGCCACCCTTGATCAACACACCATGGCGAGCCGCCGTTCCCAATGCGGCGACAAGTGTCACAGGAATTGAGATCACCAAGGCACAGGGAGCAGCGGCCACGATAAAGATCGTAGCGCGAATGGCCCATTGATACCACGTGGTATCAAGAAGCAACGGAGGCAACACCGCAATCGCGATTCCGACGAGCAGCACGGCGGGGCTATACCAGTTGCCGAATCGCTCGATGAATCGCTGGCTTTCGCCTTTGCGTTCTTGAGCCTCTTCGACCATCACAATGATGCGCGAGATTGTGTTCTCTGCGAATGCTTTGGTGGCCCTGACTTCAAGCGATCCTTCGGCGTTGATGCTGCCCGCGTAGACGGTATCACCAACGCCTTTCTCAACCGGCACACTCTCGCCAGTCACGGGGGCTTCGTCCAAGCTCGATGCACCAGAAACGATTTCGCCGTCTGTCGGAACGGATTGCCCCGGATGCACGAGAAACCGATCCCCCGGTTGCAATTCCTCGGCAGGCACTTCGCGTTGCTTCCCATCCTCAATCAACAGCGCCGTCTTTGGCGTCAGGTCCATCAACGCCCGGACGGCGGAACGAGTCTTCGCCTCGGTATAGCCCTCAAGAGCTTCGCTGATCGAGTACAGAAACACCAGCATCGCCGCCTCGGCAGGTTGCCCCAGCACGTATGCCGCGATCGCCGCAACGGTCATCAGCAATTCGATGCCAATTTGATGCTCGAAGATCAACTCTTCAAGAGCCTCGCGACCGAAATAGTAACCGCCAATCAGGATACTAAGCGTGTAGAGCGAAAGCGGCAGCCAACCGTCAACAGCGTAACTGAGCAACCATCCGACCAGCAGTAAAACACCCGAGACGATTGCGGCTAAGACTTTCGGGTTTTTCCAGAACGGCGGCAGACTGGCTTGCTCGCCTTGTTTTTGAACCGGAAAGCCGAGTTCGGAAAACCTTGCTTTAACATCGTCCTGTGAGAGTTCATTTTCATCGACCGAAAACCGTACCGTCCCGGATGATGTCAAGATTTGAAGCAGTTCCATATCGTCCTGCGACTCCAGCGAACGCCGCAATCGCGCCGCGTCGTTCTCGCAGTCCATATTGGCAACTCGTAAACGGTATTCTCTCATCTGTTGTCCTCTATTGTTGTCATAGCCTCCAAGTGTAACGGTGATGTACTTTCAAAAGCCACCGGGAACAGTTGATCCCGGTGGCTACAACGTTACAGCAGGATAGATATCATTTCTTTGGTTTAGAGGTAAACGTCCCACTCGGACCTTCGAGCTTCACAGGTTCTTTGCCAGCTTGCTCAACCGCTTCCCACAAATGAAGCGGCGACAAGGTTGCATCAGCTTCAGGTTCGACAATCGCAGTTTTTGACTTGATGTCCGTCTTCACGTCACCAACGCCAGGAACTTCCCACAACTTATCCGCCACCTTCTTGGCGCAGTTCTCACAGGAAAGAACTTTCAAGGTGATGGTGGTCTTCGACTTAGATGCTGCTGCCCAGCTTTGGCTGGTCATACAGAAGGCAAGAGCAAACGTCAGGGCAATACATAGAGAGGTACGGTACATTTTCAGATTCCTTTCTTATAAAACAAAACTTCCAAACAGTAAGTCCTTTCGCAGGGGGATGAACGTTACATGGCTATCTCCTTAAGTTTTGGGATTGGGGGAAGGGCTACAGCGCGAATGGCAGCGAGTGACTTTGCAGGCTGGTAATCGCGCAAAATATGTTGCGCAGTCAATACGGTTATAGGATTTGCTGCTATTCAGGTTGAGGCGGTTTGTGGCCGGTCTTCGCTTCGTAGGTGGCCGCAAACTTGTCGAAGCGTTTGGGACTGCAAATGAAACATTGCGATTCGGGCCGCTTGTGTTCTTCGCACCAGTCTCCCGCTTCTTTGAACTTGACAACTAGGCTCTTGTCACAGAGGGCACAATCCTCTTCGGGTACGCCGTGTTCGACACACCACCAGCCGCCATGACTGTTGTCAACATTAGTCACTGCGTGTGATCGGGCAGTACCATCCGATGCCGTCTCGCTTTTTCCGCAGCCACTGAGAGCAATAACGCTGAGCGATAACAGCCCAAACAATAGGCTTGGTCTTCTAAGCATCCAATTCATTCGTTTCTCCTTCGGCATTGCCGAATCAAGGGTTAGACTGTCAATCGTTCTGGCGCGTTTTTGGATTCAAACGAATAGTCTGAATCCAATTCGTGCTCGACTTCTGGATTATTTGGCGGATCTGGTTGGAGACGATGACGGTCATCATCTCCTCCATCTCCATCAAATTTTTCAACAGGTGAGTTGAAAACAACGTAAAGTACTCGCAGGACGAGCAAGCTCATAATCATCGCACTGCAAACGCCACCAATGACTACGGTGGCGAGTGGTCGCTGAACTTCCGCACCCATGCCCGTGCTGAATGCCATTGGCACGAAGCCAAGACTAGCGACCAGCGTGGTCATCAAGATCGGACGTAAGCGAGTCATCGCGGCTTCTTCAACCGCTTCGTCGAGTGAGCGACCAAGCCTTCGCAGTTGTCGAATGGTCGATACGAGGAGCATATCATCGAGCACCGCGACGCCGGACAAGGCAATGAAGCCAACCGCTGCCGAAATCGAAAACGGCATATCGCGAATCCACAAGGCAAGCACACCACCGATCCAAGCAAACGGAACGCCCGTAAAGACTCGTAGCGAATCGACCCAGTTACGATACGTCATGTAGAGCAGAGAGAGAATCATCAAGAGCGCGATCGGCACGACGATCATGAGTCGTGTTTGGGCACGCTCCAGATTCTCAAACTGCCCCCCCCACTCAATGCGGTATCGTCCAGTAGGGAATTGCACTTTTTCAGCGACGACTCGTTGCGCTTCGGCAACGAAACTGCCAAGGTCACGCCCCCGAACGTTTGCCTCGATTGTGATCCGTCTCTGATACCAATCCCGTTTAATTGTGTTCGGTCCGTCGACCTTTTCGATCGTGGCCAACCGCGATAACGGAATTCGTTCGCCCGATGGTGTCGCGACTAAGATTTGACGAATGGCATCCGGATTAGCACGGGCTTTCTCTGGCAGCCGGATAATCAAAGGAAATCGCAACTGCCCTTCGTAGACTTCGCCAACATGGTGCGTCCCGAGTGCCCGCACGAGATTCATCACTGTGCTAGCCGTGATTCCATAACGTGCAATCTCGTCT contains:
- a CDS encoding RND transporter, giving the protein MNWMLRRPSLLFGLLSLSVIALSGCGKSETASDGTARSHAVTNVDNSHGGWWCVEHGVPEEDCALCDKSLVVKFKEAGDWCEEHKRPESQCFICSPKRFDKFAATYEAKTGHKPPQPE
- a CDS encoding heavy metal translocating P-type ATPase, translated to MREYRLRVANMDCENDAARLRRSLESQDDMELLQILTSSGTVRFSVDENELSQDDVKARFSELGFPVQKQGEQASLPPFWKNPKVLAAIVSGVLLLVGWLLSYAVDGWLPLSLYTLSILIGGYYFGREALEELIFEHQIGIELLMTVAAIAAYVLGQPAEAAMLVFLYSISEALEGYTEAKTRSAVRALMDLTPKTALLIEDGKQREVPAEELQPGDRFLVHPGQSVPTDGEIVSGASSLDEAPVTGESVPVEKGVGDTVYAGSINAEGSLEVRATKAFAENTISRIIVMVEEAQERKGESQRFIERFGNWYSPAVLLVGIAIAVLPPLLLDTTWYQWAIRATIFIVAAAPCALVISIPVTLVAALGTAARHGVLIKGGVYIERLAEINVVAMDKTGTITLGEPTVTDCELADHGDVPSRDEVLAITAAIEQLSQHPLAKAIVRFVEGEEIQPRKATDFKSITGAGASASVDGQLIYIGKPKLFEEELKVDLTSLSGVVNRLQDEGKTVAVVGTDKVAWAAIAMRDTVRENARHAIAQLHDIGIKKVVMLTGDNERTAAQISKEAGIDEFHASLKPDDKVTKLRELMQQHEHVAMVGDGVNDAPALAEASVGVAMGAAGTDVALETADVALMADDLEKLVYALKQAKRNQSIVRQNLILSAIVILVLVVGAVSGQFTLPIAVLGHEISEFVVVANGLRMLRFREG
- a CDS encoding heavy-metal-associated domain-containing protein, translating into MYRTSLCIALTFALAFCMTSQSWAAASKSKTTITLKVLSCENCAKKVADKLWEVPGVGDVKTDIKSKTAIVEPEADATLSPLHLWEAVEQAGKEPVKLEGPSGTFTSKPKK
- a CDS encoding thioredoxin family protein; its protein translation is MSAALFGCDRSASLSPDERARLSGVAPIKLTDANFQCEVIESELPVLVDMWTPWCQPCIAMKSTIREVAEDLADVMKVAELNIEDNRFTQQKYKIDKYPLLLVFVDGTETQRIVGLQSKDEVMDVLQVHTKDRSKAQR
- a CDS encoding YfcE family phosphodiesterase, encoding MRVGIFADSHDHLDNIRLAVERFNKEQCDYVLFAGDLISTIAVPPLRSLNCPLVGCFGDNEGNKPGLRSGLSIVSTLFGDPPVFFGTDDGTKFVLTHMERQLRGVIEPFDIAVYGHTHKPRIGRDAQGRLHINPGETGGWSFGRPTIAMVETSSFKVEIINLREPDGD